The Myotis daubentonii chromosome 1, mMyoDau2.1, whole genome shotgun sequence genome includes the window ATGCAGAATCTTGTACATGCTTGCAAAGATTAAGGGGTAAGTGTAACCCCTCAATCTTTCTGTCCATTCCCAGGTCAAATAACCATAATTAGTAATATTAAGgactaattttaaaaagcactgaaaCAAAACCAATTTTCACTTCCATATataaaactgttttattttttaacacagcAGCTTTAAAACACAGCATTTTATACtagatatttaaattaaatatgcaaTTGGCCAACAAAACTCTTAACTTCTTCAAGGCAGGAATGTGTTTTTTTAGTTCATATATTTTCTCCACAGTTCTGAGCACTGTGGAAATATATGCTAAAGGTGAAGTCATGTACATTAACATCAAGTAAATATACAGATGAAATATTAGCATAAAATAATGGCATACtttgataaattaaaattatttggagAAAATATAGAGGATTGACTGAAAATGTATTAACAGAAAGTAACACAATTCCCAAGATGAACTGAATACACATTTCCAATCTGGACAAGAAAATACAAAGGATATTTGAAAACCATATGATGTGCAACTTCAAGAGACTGCCAGTACTCATCTGGAACAAAACTTGTCTGGACTAAAAAGCAGTTACATATTCGTAATGCTATGGTAAACAAGACCAGATAAATGTTCTCACCAAGAAgacctgaaaaacaaaacaggtaaCTGTGGCGCAAAAGTCAGGCAAGTTCCGCTTGCAGAACTAAGATCTGCTGCTCTGGCGGGGCCCCTCGCGCAGGCTGGTGAGGCACAGCGGTGAACCCTGACGCCTCCACACTACTCTCCCAGCACCACGGGGTGATTCACCACTCCTGTCATTTAACCAATGTTCCTCGAAACTTACTGTACAAGGAGAAAATATGGAAAAAGAGACTGGGTTAACTAAGGCCTTAGGTAGATTAtcctatatatgtatgtaaagaaAGAAACCAACTAACAAATTACTAACTTAGGAAACAACTCTGTAATAGGTGCCGAACAGTAGCTTATAAAATgatctgtacatttaaaaaaaatatattttttattgatttcagagagggagggagggagggagggagaaatagaaacatcaataatgagagagaatcactgatcaggtcccccactgggggtggagcccagacctgacctcatggttcacagatccaggctcaaccactgagcatgcccgCTGGGCGATCTGTGCATTTTTAAAGAGCACTAGTGGCGCTTACAAATGCCAGGCCCCGAGTTTATCCCTTCTCatgcactatctcatttaatcctcaaaacaatgcCACGGGGTAGATATtagcccattttacaaatgaggaaactgaggctcggaaaTAAATTGCCTTGTCTAAAGTCAAAAAAGTTGCAAATGACTAAACAGGATTGATTCCAAAGCAGGTCTGTCTGCTGACTCCAACACCCTGCTCTTAGCCATAGATGGAGCCGATAGGCTGAATAGAGggtttaaaatggtttttaaaaaatcctcaccagaggatgtgttcattgattttagagagggagggagggagagggagggcggaggggtgtgtgtagaaatatcaatgcgagagaaacctcgattggttgcttcccttacagcgcccctgccccaccccctccccaaggcaATGGAACCCGCAACCAGAGCAAgcgccctgacagggaatcaatcCCACCGCCTTTCAGTGTACGGGCgggcgctccaaccaactgagcaacacgggccagggccagagcatttttttttaaaaaaatttgaatttaGTGCCCTGAATGTATGGGAAGTCCATCTTTAtattacaccccccccccaacttgcTGGGGTGATTTTTCCTGCCATGTCATCCTGACCCGAGAAGGCAGAGAAGGCAAAGGCGGTAAATGAACTAAGGCGGGCGGGACCTGGTCGCACTCCGGGAGCCAGCCCCTCGAGGCTGCGGGGGCCGGTGCCCTCTCTAACAGGCTGGCCTCGCCATGCCCACGCACTCCCCCGGCGGGGAGGGCGGCCTTCCGTCCCGCAGGACCGGGGTCCAGGATCCCGCGGCGAGCGCACTAGGTCAGGacttcctgcccccgccccagcagGCGGAGCCCTCGCTCCGAGGCCGGgttccgcccccgcccccttccccgcgCCGGCCGGCCTCCCCCCGCACTCACCGCGGCGCCGGGCGCTCTCCTGGGGGCTGAGGTACAAGGCCGACTTTCTCTTCCGCAGCTTCACCTTCTCGCGGGAGCGGTTCTGGAGGCCGCGGAAGAAGAGGCTGCCGTCGCCGGGCTCCCGCTCCATCCCGCAGGTGCTGCAGGACCCGGGCCCCCTTCCGGCGCGAGGTAGGGGAGCGCGCGCCGCTTCGGGGCGCACTAAGTTTGGCCTCGGCGAGCTGCCGTCCGGGCGGGCGCAGAGGGAGCCGGGAAAGGGCGACTTTCGCCAACTCCGCCGGGCAGTGGCTTCGCCGCCGGGTGCTGCAGGTTTGGGCCCGGTGGCTAAACTTGGCCGAGGGCTGCCCACACTTTCCCGGAGGCACTTCCTTCCGCCCGGGCTGCTGCCGCCTGGGGTTTGGTGACCTGTGCGCCGGGGACCGAGAACCCGCTGGAATAATGGTCGGACCTCGCCTCTGCGCGGACAGGCGGGAGGCGGGGTCAGTGGCTGGGAGAGGAGCGAGCGGGGCAGACATCTGAAGGGTAATGGGAGGCGCACAGGCATACTTCGTGTCGTTGCGCTCTGCTTTATTGCGCCTCGCAGATATTGCgggcttttttgcttttttgggtTTTTTACAACTTGAAGGTTTCTGGCAACCCCGTGAAGAGCAAGTCTACCAGCGCCATTTTTCTAACAGCATTTGCTCactttgtgtctgtgtgtcaCGTTTTGGTAACTCGAAATAGTCTAaactttttcattgttgttttatttgttaCGGGGATCTGTGATCAGTGATCTTCAATGTTACGATTGTAATTATTTCGGGGCGCTGAGAACTAAACTCACAGAACTTCGAGCTTAGTAGATACATGTTTGTGTTCTGGCTGCTCCACAGCCAGGCTTTGCATCCGCGggctccctctcctcccgcccGACTTCCTACTCCCTGAAGTACAGCGACATCGGAACTGGGCCAGCGGGTAAGCCGGCAATGGCCCCTAAGTGTCCAGGCGAAAGGAAGAGTCGCACGTCTCTCACCTTAAATCAGAAGCTGGAAATGATCAAGCTGAGCGAGGAGGGCCTGTCGAAGGCCGAGATCGGCCGGAAGCTGGGGCTCCTGCGCCAAACGGTGAGCCAGGTGGTGAATGCCAAGGAGAAGTTCCTGAAGGAGCGGGAGAGCGCCACGCCGCTGAACACGCGCATGATCCGGAAGCGCAACAGCCTGATCGCCGACATGGAGAAGGTCCTCGTGGTCTGGATGGAGGACCAGGCCAGCCACAACATCCCCTTGAGCCAGAGCCTGATCCAGAGCAAGGCCCTCACGCTCTTCAACTCCATGAAGGCCGCCAGGGGAGCCGGGGCCGCGGAAGAGAAGTTCGAAGCCAGCAGAGGCTGGTTCAAGAGGTTCAAGGAGAGAAGCCGGTTCCCGAACCTACACGCCCAAGGTGGGGCCGCCGGCGTCTTAGCGGCCGACGAGGCGCTGCTTCTCGTGGATGAGCAGAGGAAGTGGCTCCTTGAGATGGAGCCTACTCCCGGGGAAGACGCGGTGAAGATTGTGGAAATGACAACGAAGGATTTAGAGTATTACATCAACTTAGTGGACAAGGCCGCGGCAGGATTTGAGAGGATtgactccaattttgaaagaagttctgCTGCGGGCAGAATGCTGTCCAACAGCATCGCGTGCTACAGGGAAATCCTTCGCGAAAGGAAGAGGCAGTCCCAGCAGCAGACCTCCCTGCTCACGCATTTTGAGAAATGGCTCCGACCGCCCCAGACTCTAGCAGCCACCGCCCTGCGCAGTCAGCAGCCATCAACTTCCAAGcaggaccctccaccagcaaaaaggttACGACTCGCTGCAGGGTCAGATGAcggttagcattttttttttttttttagcaataaagtattttttaattaaggtatgtatcttgtttcttttttgcaCACTTACACTTACTGGACTTCAGTATAGTGTATACAACTTTTACACGCACTGGGACACCAAAAGCTttgtgtgacttgctttattgtaaTAGTCCCTTTATTGCGGTGGCCTGGAACCACATCTGCAATATCTCCGAGGTATGCCTGAAATGGTAATTATAAACGTGTTTATGCAGCATTTCACTGTCTGGGTGATCACacaataactatttgttgaacgGAATAGGCAAGGTAAAGATGACTTAGCGTGTTGCATGGATATGGAAAATGAGGTTCAAAAAGGTAAAATGACTTGGTCAGGGTCAGTTAGCCAGCTGGTGGCAGAAGGGTCATTATCGACTTTCCAAAGAGCAaatggcttcttcttcttcttctttttttttttcctcacactTAGCAGACATTGATCCAAAGTATGATTGGTGACGTTGTCATTTATCTAGTTAATGGTAGAGTCCAGGAGAAAACAGGTTTTTCTTTCCCAGGTTAGTTTATATTACATTTTAGTGATATTAAGGGCAAGCTAGTTTTTTGTATCATTTTTGCCATTAATGGTTTTTGTGACCTTCAGGGTTGGTCTAGGAGGCTATGAAATATTGTTATAATAATGGGAATATGTAAAACTTTTACTCTGCTTTCCTTATTCATAAACACCTACCTAGTTTCTCCCGAGACTAAGATGTCAGCAAGGAATATAACTTTCCCAAGAAGTGCTAGAGTCTTACCTCCTCTGTTGTTAGAAGTAAAACCATCCAATCTCTGTtatatttttgtcaaaaatgAATGGCAAATGATTTAGATTTGATGTTTGCTTCTACTTAATAAAGCATCAAAGAAAATTCATACAATTTTTAGCCTGTTTTAAAAGACCATTGTATTTAATAATACATATTGCCAAAAATATGATAGTAAAGATGGGATAATAATGAAAAGTAACATTACTCTGTCTCCTACTTCCAGATCAGACTGGTATGCCTTATAAAGGCATAAAGAATATGGCTCAACCTTGTCTCACTTCTGCCCTTTTAAATTATCCATTGAGAACATTCTGTAATAGGATTTAGCTTTTACACCATCCCCTAATGCTCATTTTCCATACTCCCTAAATATATGTATTCCTATTTTAGTTAAATCAATAAGTAGTATTTACATATTATGAGGAAACACTGTTCACTCTGGAACAAACTAGTGACTTGAACTCTTTAAAAAGTATCTTGTACTAAttgctttgttttccattttctttgtacACAGATCTGAAGAGATTTCCTGAGTGGAGTGGAGTTTTTCAAAACCATCTTTGTACCGTGTAGCATTTGTTAAAAAACATGTTTGGGAGAGTGACTCTTCCACAAGCGCTTTTTGCTGGCATCCTTGGAATTGCTGGAGGGATATATATTTTTCAACCAGTATTTGAACAGTATTCCAGAGATCAgaaggaattaaaagaaaagttgaaattgGCAGAggaatcagaaaagaagaaaagttaatACTACAGCAAGTTGAACTGTAATTGCTTAAAGTTCCATTGAAATGATATGTTGACTATAAATAGTCTCATAAAAACTTCTGAAgtacattttaaacataaataaatcatagatgataatttttaaaactagtacTGTCAATCTTAATGTTTACTGTACTTTTATTTGCcatcttatttcttttcattggGACAggtaaataatttcctttttaagtaaaaatgaatATTGGAAGGGATATTTTATTTCCtagaaatattatattttataaaatagctgGGAGTGGTATTTACAGCAGTGTTTGTAGATGAAGTGAATCCAGTTATCCACCGCAGgcagaatgtcttttttttaaaaaaaatgtttttattgatttcagagaagaagagagagggagagatagaaacattaataatgagagagaatcattgatctatgagctgtctcctgcaggctccctactggagaccaagcccacaacccctgcgtgggatcgggcctaaaccgtcagttggacatccctctcgcaatctgggaccactggctcctaaccgcttgcctgcctgcctgatcaccactaatcacctctgcctcagtccccaccacCGTGGTTTCATCCGGAAAGACATCCAGGATGATGTCTGAAGGTCGGTCGGCTgtgcagtctaattagcatattatgcttttattattatgtatgctccaagtcactgatcatcagagagatgcaaattaaaacgacaatgaggcaccatctcacacctgtccaaATGGCTACCATGAAgtaatcaacaaatgacaagtgctggcaaggatgtggaaaaaagggaaccctagtgcactgctggtaggaatgcagactggtgcagccattatggaaaacagtatagagtttcctcaaaaaattaaatacataactgtcatttgacccagcaatcccacttttaggaatatatcctaagaaacccgaaacaccaatcagaaagaatatatgcagccgTATGTttatagcaacacaatttacaataactaagatctggaaacagcccaagtgtccatcagtagatgagtggataaaaaagctgtggtacatttacaccatgggatatgcagcagtaaaaaagaaggatcttttaccctttgagatagcatggagggacctggagagtattatgctaagtgaaataagccagtcagagaaagacaagtatcacatatctcatatgtggaatctaatttaacaaaatagactgatgaacaaaatagatccagtgacacagaagtatggaacagactgtcgaatctcagagggaagggtgggtgggtgggaagagatcaatcaaagaacttgtatgcatatatagacAATATATATGCatgacatagacaatagggtggtgaaggcttggggtggggtgggggggctctagcaggggtcagtggggggagaaaggggacatatgtaatactttcaactatcagattttttaaaagcactttgtaCACATGTGATCACATTTGTAGCTCTCACTGAAAATACAAGTTTAAGAATAATAACTTAAAAGTAGTAGCCAGCCTGgtcagcatgactcagtggttgaacattgacctatgaaccaggaggtcacaggttcgattcctaatcaagggcacatgcccgggttgtgggtttgatccctagtagggggagtgcaggaggcaatcaatgtatgattctctctcattattgatatctttctctctcttcctttctaaaatcaataaaaatatatttaaaaagtagtatcaaaaaaaaaatacaagaaaacataaacaaaaaacaaaaaaatcgtATCCGTTCTTAGCAATCTCAAAACGCCCTTTAGCTATATGAATAATAGCTTCATAACAAATTAATTCTTCCCTAGCCACCAAGGTTAATGCAAATTTGCTTAGCAGGTTAAATAGATGTCATATTTGCCACCCTGTATAAGACCATATATAGGGATATggcctaaaccgtcagttggacatcccctgaggggtcccggattgcaggccaggctgagggacaccctcccccatcccatgtgtgaattttgtgcatggggcctctagttttttttatatgtcccttggccatctgtatgttccctttggagaagtgtctctttaggtcctttgcccattttttaattgggttgtttgtctttcttttgttaagttgtatgagttccttatatattttgggtgttaaccctttatcagatgtatcattgccaaatatgttcgcTCATACAGTtggctccctttttgttttgtaggtggtttcttttgctgtgcagaagctttttagtttgatgatgtcccatttgtttattttctccttagtttcctttgccctagggatgtatccacaaacatattgctatgagatgtctgagattttgctgcctatagtttcttctaggatttttatggtttcatgacttacatttaagtcttttatccattttgagtttattcttgtgtatggtgtaagttggtaatctagtttttttttttttttgcatatatctgtccagtttttccaacaccatttattgaagagactatcttgactccatggtatgctcttgcctcctttgtgaaatattaatggagcataatggcttgggtccatttctggggtctctgttctgttccattgaacaGGTACTATCTATTCAGGCTGTTTTGATcacggtggctttgtagtataatttgatatctggtattgtgattcttccaacgttgtttttctttctcaagatttctgcagttatttgtggtcttttttgtttccatgTAATGTtctggagtatttgttctagatctatgaaatatagagattgcattgaatctatagattgcttggggtagtatggatattttaatgatgttaattctagcaatccatgaacacagtatattcttccacttatatCTTCTTCTGTCactttttcaacatcctgtagttttctgaatacgcgtcttttacctccttggttaagtttattcctaagaatcttaatttttcttttttgcaatagtaaatgggattggttttttagtttctcttcctgagaattcattattggtgtataaaaatgccatcaatttttgggtgttaattttgtatcctgctacatagctgaattaatttattaaatttagtaggggttttttttgtgtgtgtggagtctttagggttttacaaagtgttttaaaactgaattcatttttaaaaaataaactcatttttattattgatttctttttcttaaaaagtaaattCACTATAGCTTAATCTAAGTTGAATAGATAGTAcgggtaatttaaaaaaacagtaagTGAAGAAAGAATTATAAAAGTTGTAAGTTCATTAAAGACTCCaagtgccggggttcttgttccagcattaagaagggtacagcaatctggagaaggctgtgcatagattaaataggagtccagagacgaagcataattttgaaaggcatttgggggtcagaggagcctagtttaaaggaaactaagatctaagttctaaggtctcctcatctcaggaccccatgctttttattaacacaacttgtcctgaggcgaggcagagatatacacttcaaagggtcaggttttcctatacagaggcattgtcagaatggaaacattagcctatggctgttcaggtgtttggccagtaggaagCAATAAcgtgtagattaagatgccctgagctgtctggcagccaacaatcaatttaatgtatcctattcaggtttggggaaatgccattgccactccagatgattcagccctgctgaacatgctggaattggtttctGGCATCCAAACAATCCAAAatgtacaaaatgaaaattatcCATGCATACATTGATTTAATCAACACACTTAATAGTTTAGTGGGCTTTTGagagagcggagggttctcttgctctcccctccgctccttcaccagcagcagtgttaacatggcaacgtagggaaacacggccgcagctccttatTCTGTGTCCAGTTTAAgtacccattgtggtcctcgagtcaaaaagtttgcccacccctggtttagagcatGCCATGTGGTCAAGCCCAAAGTCAAGGGCAGATACATAGACTTCCCACAGGATTCACAAGTCACATGACAATGGGTAGGAATACATAATCCTATTATAGCCAACTAATATAATCCTCTATCTACTGGTAACAACAAGTTAAATTGAATTTGATCCTCCTTttgaaaaggatgcattaatcAGTTTAGTTGTCATATATCAAGTGCCAgagaatggattttttttttttttttttttttttagtaaagatACTGTAGCCAttcaaatcaaagccacaatgagatatcacttcacataCATTAGGATGattacaatcaaaagacaaagtgagtggtggtgaggatgtggggaaatgaAAACCCTCAtttatacactgctggtgggaatgtaaaactgTAGCGGCTAGGaaacagtttggtggttcctcaaaaagttaaacataatgTTCCCATGTGACCTAGCACTTCTACTTCCAGGTATATACCTGAGATAAACAAAAACATGcccacacaaaaatttgtacatgaaTGTGCATAGCATCATCATTAGTAGGCAAAAAGTAGACATAATCTAAATGTctatcagctgatgaatggataaacaaattgtggtacagccatacaatggaatatttttttaaatctttattgttcagattattacagttgttcctcttttttcccctcatagctcccctccacccggttcccatcccaccccatgcccttacccccccccccccaccaccaccactggcactgtccttgtcca containing:
- the PIGB gene encoding GPI mannosyltransferase 3 isoform X4 → MPVRLPLPFRCLPRSLLSQPLTPPPACPRRGEVRPLFQRVLGPRRTGHQTPGGSSPGGRKCLRESVGSPRPSLATGPKPAAPGGEATARRSWRKSPFPGSLCARPDGSSPRPNLVRPEAARAPLPRAGRGPGSCSTCGMEREPGDGSLFFRGLQNRSREKVKLRKRKSALYLSPQESARRRGECGGRPAGAGKGAGAEPGLGARAPPAGAGAGSPDLVRSPRDPGPRSCGTEGRPPRRGSAWAWRGQPVREGTGPRSLEGLAPGVRPGLLGENIYLVLFTIALRICNCFLVQTSFVPDEYWQSLEVAHHMVFNYGYLTWEWTERLRGYTYPLIFASMYKILHLLGNDSVQLLIWIPRLAQALLSAIADLRLYSLMKQLENQQVARWVFFCQLCSWFTWYCCTRTLTNTMETVLTVIALFYYPLEGSKSMNSVKYSSLVALAFVIRPTAVIPWIPLLFRHFWQAQRKLDLILHQFLPVGFVTLSWSLIIDRIFFGQWTLVQYNFLKFNVLQNLGTFYGSHPWHWYFSQGFPAVLGTHLPFFIHGCFLAPKRYRILLVTVLWTLLVYSMLSHKEFRFIYPVLPFCMVFCAMSTTHFR
- the PIGBOS1 gene encoding protein PIGBOS1 isoform X2, yielding MAPKCPGERKSRTSLTLNQKLEMIKLSEEGLSKAEIGRKLGLLRQTVSQVVNAKEKFLKERESATPLNTRMIRKRNSLIADMEKVLVVWMEDQASHNIPLSQSLIQSKALTLFNSMKAARGAGAAEEKFEASRGWFKRFKERSRFPNLHAQGGAAGVLAADEALLLVDEQRKWLLEMEPTPGEDAVKIVEMTTKDLEYYINLVDKAAAGFERIDSNFERSSAAGRMLSNSIACYREILRERKRQSQQQTSLLTHFEKWLRPPQTLAATALRSQQPSTSKQDPPPAKRLRLAAGSDDG
- the PIGBOS1 gene encoding protein PIGBOS1 isoform X1, whose protein sequence is MAPKCPGERKSRTSLTLNQKLEMIKLSEEGLSKAEIGRKLGLLRQTVSQVVNAKEKFLKERESATPLNTRMIRKRNSLIADMEKVLVVWMEDQASHNIPLSQSLIQSKALTLFNSMKAARGAGAAEEKFEASRGWFKRFKERSRFPNLHAQGGAAGVLAADEALLLVDEQRKWLLEMEPTPGEDAVKIVEMTTKDLEYYINLVDKAAAGFERIDSNFERSSAAGRMLSNSIACYREILRERKRQSQQQTSLLTHFEKWLRPPQTLAATALRSQQPSTSKQDPPPAKRLRLAAGSDDDLKRFPEWSGVFQNHLCTV
- the PIGBOS1 gene encoding protein PIGBOS1 isoform X3, whose translation is MFGRVTLPQALFAGILGIAGGIYIFQPVFEQYSRDQKELKEKLKLAEESEKKKS